AACTCCGCGTCGACGGCCAGCACGCGCTGGCCACGGTCCAGGACAACGGCCCCGGGGTGAAACCCGAGCTCCGCGAGGCGATCTTCGAGCGCTTCCGGCAAGGCGAGAGCGGCTCACGTCGCGGCTTCGGCGGTACCGGCCTGGGGCTGGCCATCGCCAGGGAGTTCGTGGCGCTGCACGGCGGGACTATCACCGTCGGCGACGCCCCCGGAGGTGGCGCGCTCTTCAGCGTGGCCCTGCCGCTGGTGGCGCCGGCGGGCGCCAAGGTCGACACCGCGGCCGAGGGCGCCGACGATGGTGTGGACGTCGCGCGCCAGACCCTGGAGGAACTGCGCCAGAGTCGCCCCGCCGGCGGGAAGCCGGATCGGGCGGAGACCCCGCCGCCCGCGCCCCGCGCTCCGGCTGGGGGGACGGGCCCGGAGCCGCCGCGCCCGCTGGTGCTGGTCGTCGAAGACAATCAAGAGATGAACAGGTTCATCGCGGAAACCCTGGCCCGCGACTATCGCGTCGCCACGGCCTTTGATGGCCAGGAAGGTCTCGAGAAGGCGCGCGCGCTCGGTCCGGACCTGATCCTCAGCGACGTCATCATGCCGCGGCTGAGCGGCGATGACCTCGTGCGCGAGGTCCGCCGGCATCCCGAGCTGGACACCGTGCCCCTCGTCCTTCTCACCGGGAAGGTCGACGACGAGCTGCGGGTGAAACTGCTTCGCGAGGGCGCCCAGGACTACCTCACCAAGCCCTTCTCAGCCGAGGAGCTGTGCGCGCGGACCCGAAATCTGGTGATGATGAAACGCGCCCGCCAGACGCTCCAGGAAGAGCTCGCCACCCAGAGCGACGACCTGGCGGCCCTGGCCGCCGAGGTCACCGCCCGCCAGCGCCAGCTGCAGGCCGCGCTGGCCGCGCTGCGCGACAGTGAAGAGCGCTCCCGTCTCCTGGTGGAGAGCGTCAAGGACTACGCGATCTTCATGCTCGATCCCGACGGGCGCGTCGTCAGCTGGAACGCCGGGGCCGAGCGCATTACCGGCTATGCCGCCGACGAGATCATCGGCCAGCCCTTCGCCCGCTTCTATCCCCCCGACGCCGTCCGCCACGGGGCGCCCGAGCACGACCTGAACCGAGCGGGTGCCGAAGGGAGATTCGAAACCGACGGCTGGCGCGTGCGCAAGGACGGGACATCGTTCTGGGCCAACGAGATCCTCGCTCCACTGGGCGATGCCGCCGGCCATCACCGTGGCTTCTCCATCGTCACCCGCGACGTGACCGAGCGCCGGCGGGCGGAGGAGCAGATCAGGACCTCGCTCAAGGAGAAGGAGGTCCTCCTCAAGGAGCTTCACCACCGCGTCAAGAACAACCTGCAGGTCATCTGCAGCCTGCTCAACCTCCAGTCCCTGAGGATCAAGGATCGCCGGGCGCTCGAGCTGTTCAAGGCCAGCCAGAACCGGGTCAAGTCGATGGCGCTCATCCACGAGCAGCTGTATCAAGCCGGTGACCTGGCCACGATCGACTTCGCCGAATACGTCCGGCGCCTGGCCGTCAACCTGTTCCGTTCGTACGGGATCACCACCGATGCCGTCCGCCTCACGCTGAATCTCGACACCGTCGCGCTGGGGATCGATACGGCCCTTCCTTGCAGCTTGATCATCAACGAGCTCATCACGAATTCGCTCAAGCACGCCTTCCCGCCCGGCAAGGCCGGCGAGATCCGCATCGGCCTCCGCGCCGGCCCCGACGACGCTTGCGAGCTCAGCATCAGTGACAACGGCGTCGGGCTCCCGCCCGATTCCGCGCTCTCCACCGCGCCGTCATCGGGTCTGCAGCTCGTGGCCACCCTCACCAGTCAGCTGGGAGGCACGATCGAGGTCCAGCGCAACGCCGGCACTCGATTCACGATCCGAGTCCCGGGAGAGACCGCCAACGAAAGGGGGGGTCGACGATGAGCCCGACCCGGATTCTCGTCGTGGAGGACGAGGCGATCGTCGCCAAGGACATCGAAACCGCCTTGCACGGCCTGGGTTATTCGGTGCCCGCCGTGGCCGCCTCCGGGGAGGCCGCCATCGAAAAGGCCGAGGCCCTGCATCCCGACCTCGTGCTGATGGACATTCGGCTGAAAGGGCAGATCGACGGCGTCAAGGCCGCCGGTGAGATCAGCGGGCGCCTGGGGATCCCCATCGTGTACCTCACCGCTCACGCGGACCAACAGACCTTACGGCGCGCCAAGACCACGCAGCCGCTCGGCTACATCCTCAAGCCGTTCGACGAACGCGATCTCAGCGCGGCCATCGAGCTGGCGCTGCACCGGCACCGGGCGCAGCTGACCCTGCGCAGCCTCGCGCTGGTCGACGAGCTCTCCGGCCTCTACAACCGGCGCGGGTTCTTCACCGTCGCCCGCCAGCACGTCAAATTCGCTCGCCGGACGAAGCAGGGGTTCTGGCTCCTGTTCATCGACGTGGACCGTCTCAAGCAGATCAACGACGTCTTCGGACACCAGGAAGGCGACGCCGCCCTGGTCACCACCGCCGAGATCCTCAAAAAGACGTTTCGGGAGTCGGACGTGCTGGGACGCCTAGGCGGGGACGAATTCGTCGTGCTGGCCATCCACGCCTCGGAGGACAGCGCGGCCTCGATGATGGCTCGCCTGGAGGAGAATCTCGCCGAGCGCAACCGGCAGCGGGCGGGCGGCTACGAGCTGGCGCTGAGTGTGGGGATCGCGCGGTTCGAGCCGGAGAGCAGCGCCTCCATCGAGGAGCTCCTGGCCAAGGCCGACGAGGCCCTGTACGAGCACAAGCGGACCAAGCGGAAGAGAACCTGACCCGGGCCGGTCGCCGGGGCGACCGGTCAGAAGTACTCGAACGTGGTCTCGCCACGCTCCATCCGCAGCCGCAAGTCGGCCATGAAGACCAGATAGGGGTGGGCGCCGCGCGCCAGCAGCGCTTCCCGGTCGCCGGCCAGCAGGGCGCCCTGCTCGTCCTCGGCGAGACCCATCTGGCGCAGGGCGGCGGTGGCATCGGCCAGGAACCGCGCCCGGAAAGCTGGATCGGACTTGAGCGCGTAGAGGCAGCGGTTGAGCCGGTAGGCGCTGGCCGGCGGAAACCGGTAGTGAGCCTCGTCCATCAGAGGAGCCGCTCGATCGCGGTCGTCATATCGGCCACTCGACCACCGCGTTGCCGTGGTGCCAGGAGGGCTCGTAGCAGTAGACGTCGGCCTTCGCATCGCCGACCGCGCCCAGGACCGTGATCCACGTGCGCAGCTCGATGTTGCCGACCTGGTCCAGCTCCTCGCCGGTGACCTCCGCCAGCTCCCCGCCGCGGCCCCCCGCCAGCTTGTCGAGCACGCGCCGATCCCAGTCGAACTCCGGCGAGGCGTAGCGGTCGGTGCCGGGGAAGTGCGACATCCCGCCCGACGCCATCAGGACGACGCGCTCCGGGCGCGCGCGCACGATCTCCCCCACCACCCGCCCCCACTCGTGACAGCGCCGCGGGGTCGGTTGGGGCGGCAGGTAGACGTTGACATGGAGCGGCACGATCGGCACCGCCGGCTCGGGCATCGTGAAGTGCAGCGGCACGAAGAACGCGTAGTCGAGCGGCGCCTCTTGCGTGTAGAAGAGGTCGAAGCCGCGCTCGACCCCGTGCGCGACCAGGGCGCGGGCCAGCGGCTCGTGGATGAGGAAGCGGTAGCGGTAGGGCCCGAACGCGCCCGCGCACTCGACGCCCACGTACACGGCC
This portion of the Candidatus Methylomirabilota bacterium genome encodes:
- a CDS encoding response regulator; this encodes MLIVDDDIALLRALPEALRLRIDAVTVDTCDTASEALSQIAATDYDAIISDIKMPGMDGLALLAEIRALRPDTPTLLITGHGEHDLAVQALRGGAYDFIQKPIDREYFVASLSRAVQMRQLRRRVKELDQLKTQFFADVSHELRTPLALMLGPTQKLLAVGGLTEEQHHDLEVIDRNARTLLKRVNDLLDVAKLDAGQVGVNYAEVDLGRLLRLTAAHFEAFAQERRISFSVRTPGSVIVQADLEKLQRVFLNLLSNAFKFVPDLGRVSLELRVDGQHALATVQDNGPGVKPELREAIFERFRQGESGSRRGFGGTGLGLAIAREFVALHGGTITVGDAPGGGALFSVALPLVAPAGAKVDTAAEGADDGVDVARQTLEELRQSRPAGGKPDRAETPPPAPRAPAGGTGPEPPRPLVLVVEDNQEMNRFIAETLARDYRVATAFDGQEGLEKARALGPDLILSDVIMPRLSGDDLVREVRRHPELDTVPLVLLTGKVDDELRVKLLREGAQDYLTKPFSAEELCARTRNLVMMKRARQTLQEELATQSDDLAALAAEVTARQRQLQAALAALRDSEERSRLLVESVKDYAIFMLDPDGRVVSWNAGAERITGYAADEIIGQPFARFYPPDAVRHGAPEHDLNRAGAEGRFETDGWRVRKDGTSFWANEILAPLGDAAGHHRGFSIVTRDVTERRRAEEQIRTSLKEKEVLLKELHHRVKNNLQVICSLLNLQSLRIKDRRALELFKASQNRVKSMALIHEQLYQAGDLATIDFAEYVRRLAVNLFRSYGITTDAVRLTLNLDTVALGIDTALPCSLIINELITNSLKHAFPPGKAGEIRIGLRAGPDDACELSISDNGVGLPPDSALSTAPSSGLQLVATLTSQLGGTIEVQRNAGTRFTIRVPGETANERGGRR
- a CDS encoding diguanylate cyclase; protein product: MSPTRILVVEDEAIVAKDIETALHGLGYSVPAVAASGEAAIEKAEALHPDLVLMDIRLKGQIDGVKAAGEISGRLGIPIVYLTAHADQQTLRRAKTTQPLGYILKPFDERDLSAAIELALHRHRAQLTLRSLALVDELSGLYNRRGFFTVARQHVKFARRTKQGFWLLFIDVDRLKQINDVFGHQEGDAALVTTAEILKKTFRESDVLGRLGGDEFVVLAIHASEDSAASMMARLEENLAERNRQRAGGYELALSVGIARFEPESSASIEELLAKADEALYEHKRTKRKRT